Below is a window of Lacrimispora xylanolytica DNA.
TGGAGAAGCGCCAAAAGAAGGAGATATCATAGAATCCAATTCCAGAATGTTTGAGGCAATGGTAGCCTCTTACGGTGGAATAGCAGAGCGTTTTTCTCCCATTGAAGATGATTACGATAAGATTAAAAATGCGGTATCCGGCGCTCTGGATTACTGCGATATGGTCATTGTAAACGCTGGCTCCAGCGCCGGAACAGAAGACTATACGGTACATGTTTTAAGGGAGCTGGGGGAAGTTTTGGTACACGGAGTTGCTATAAAGCCAGGAAAACCTGTTATACTTGCTGTAATAAAGAATAAGCCAGTCATCGGACTTCCCGGCTATCCGGTATCCGCCTACATTGGATTTGAAACCTTCGTAAAGCCAATTTTAGCCATGTTTACGGGAGAACACGGCTATGAAAGTAACAAAGTAAAAGCCGTACTCTCAAAGCGCCTCGTCTCTTCCTTAAAGCACAAGGAATACGTGAGAGTAAAGGTCGGTGAGGTGGATGGAAGATTGGTGGCATCCCCCCTTTCCAGAGGTGCAGGTGCGGCAATGAGTTTAGTACGTGCAGATGGCTTTTGCGTGATTGATCAGAACTGTGAGGGCATAGAAGCAGGAGAAGCTGTAAATGTGGAGCTGTACAGAAGCTTATCAGAGATCAGACATACCCTGGTTTCCATTGGGAGCCATGATCTTATTCTTGATCTCATCGGAGATTTGATGTCCATTCACAATCCGGGAATTTATATGTCCAGCACTCATGTAGGGAGCATGGCAGGTCTTATGGCCTTAAGGCGGGGAGAGGCACATATGGTTCCGGTTCATCTGTTGGATGAGGAATCCGGAGTATATAACATCCCTTATTTGCTCCGGTTATTCAAAGAACCAATGGCACTTGTAAAAGGAGTCAAACGGATTCAGGGCCTGATGCTCCAAAAGGGCAATCCCTGTATGATAAAAGGAATAGAAGATTTGGCTGGTTGCCGTTATGTAAACCGACAAAGAGGGGCCGGGACCCGTGTGCTTTTTGATTACAGGTTGAAGCTTTCAGGCATGGATGCTTCTCTCATCTCTGGTTATGAAAGAGAAGCAGCCACCCATATGGCAGCAGCGGCCCTGGTGGCCAGCAACAGCGCGGATGCTGCCCTGGGAATATATGCGGCTGCAAATGCCATGGGACTGGAGTTTCTTCCGATCGGGGAAGAAGAGTATGATTTTGCAGTGCCGGTCGAATATTTAGACCTTC
It encodes the following:
- a CDS encoding molybdopterin biosynthesis protein, which produces MGKRNLYLNNTPVEEARIIYENALKNRIKMDYEEIPTEASLGRITKEAVFALCSSPLFNAAAMDGIAVIAERTKGASDREPLELKKQEDFIIVDTGDPVRYPYDAVIMAEDVIEMDDSSIKILEAAVPWQHIRPVGEDIVAGEMLLASMHKIRPIDIGVLFSGGITNVKVVKQPKVAIFPTGTEIIEPGEAPKEGDIIESNSRMFEAMVASYGGIAERFSPIEDDYDKIKNAVSGALDYCDMVIVNAGSSAGTEDYTVHVLRELGEVLVHGVAIKPGKPVILAVIKNKPVIGLPGYPVSAYIGFETFVKPILAMFTGEHGYESNKVKAVLSKRLVSSLKHKEYVRVKVGEVDGRLVASPLSRGAGAAMSLVRADGFCVIDQNCEGIEAGEAVNVELYRSLSEIRHTLVSIGSHDLILDLIGDLMSIHNPGIYMSSTHVGSMAGLMALRRGEAHMVPVHLLDEESGVYNIPYLLRLFKEPMALVKGVKRIQGLMLQKGNPCMIKGIEDLAGCRYVNRQRGAGTRVLFDYRLKLSGMDASLISGYEREAATHMAAAALVASNSADAALGIYAAANAMGLEFLPIGEEEYDFAVPVEYLDLPEMQSFLQVLKSKELHHRMDEIGGYQYDMAGEIIFIHQ